The window AGGAGGACGGATAGCTCCTTCGTTCGCTCGGAGGTTCCTGTCCAGTCCCCTTCCATTTCAGTAAAGGCTTCCAAAAATAAATCATGGTTTTGATTAATTTCGGAAATGGGGAATGCGAATTGCTCCAATTCTGCCAGCTTCATGAAATCATTTACTTTATGATGATAGGAAATCGCCATGACGGGCGTTTCTGTGCATGTGGCCAAGATCAAGGAGTGCAGGCGTGTCCCGATGACGATGTCTTGCTGTGCCGTGACGTCCAAAATCCGTTCCGGCAACAGATTCTCGTCGATGATCGACGTGCGATCCGCGTATGTCATCTTCGCTTGAATATCCTTTGTCACGTCCGCGTCCTGCGGATATTTTGTAGCGAAGAAATTGATTTTTACATCATGCTGCTCTGCCAAGCGGTCGAGATTCCGCGCCATCCCTTCCACGTAGTCGTCATATCGCGAAACGTCTTCCTCCGGCCAATAACCGGCATGGTAATACGGAACTGCCGTCACCCCAATACTCACCGGCACCGCGGAAGGTTCCCGTGTGCCCTCTCGCAATGAGAATGCCGGGTCGCCGATCACCTGAATGGACTGCTTCACGCCGATCGACTGCAGCAATTCCTTTGATTCTGGATCCCGGACGGACACGCTGTCGGCGTGCTTGCACATATAGCGGATGAACCATTTCCCAAGCCCGGTGTTAAGCGGACCGGCTCCACAGCCATAGACGACGTAGGGTACCCCACTGTTTTTTGCCATCATCGCATACGATCCGAATAACGGCGCTTCCCTTCCATATAAGTCC is drawn from Sporosarcina sp. FSL W7-1349 and contains these coding sequences:
- a CDS encoding polysaccharide pyruvyl transferase family protein, with the protein product MKIGIVGNYGNDNNGDEAILLSIIKQVTSTFDIGRSDLTVFSNNPKQTATRYGVTSFPLYYKNGNAVKTFGKTFSANRKIVKTLDLLIIGGGGILMDLYGREAPLFGSYAMMAKNSGVPYVVYGCGAGPLNTGLGKWFIRYMCKHADSVSVRDPESKELLQSIGVKQSIQVIGDPAFSLREGTREPSAVPVSIGVTAVPYYHAGYWPEEDVSRYDDYVEGMARNLDRLAEQHDVKINFFATKYPQDADVTKDIQAKMTYADRTSIIDENLLPERILDVTAQQDIVIGTRLHSLILATCTETPVMAISYHHKVNDFMKLAELEQFAFPISEINQNHDLFLEAFTEMEGDWTGTSERTKELSVLLYEDAMKGTEQFRSAVKK